DNA sequence from the Mauremys mutica isolate MM-2020 ecotype Southern chromosome 9, ASM2049712v1, whole genome shotgun sequence genome:
ACCAAGGTAAACTGGTTATATTTATGTGAATGTTTTGCATTCAACTATAGTACAGGTATAGCACATTCCAAAACTACCATAAAGTGAACATTCTTAATGACATCAATTACCCTCTTCATACAACTAAAACTATCCTGGAACTCTAATGAGTTGTCATACACGTTCAAATCTACAAGTTCCCTGATGATGACAGTGAGTTAAAAATGTGAACCACGATGAAATTTAATCATGCAGTGATTGTGCATCTTTGAACATAGTAAGTTCCAGAGAGAAAATAGTTACTAcctattttctctttttatataCACCTTTTATTATTCTCTCACAGGCTCTTTTTAGATTTTAGATCAATTTTATGATGCGTTCTGTGGATTTTAGGAGACCAGGCAAATTGTGGCAGTGATGCACTTGCAAATTTATTTATTCACACTATCACCTGTACTAACCACATCTTTCCAACTACTTCAGAGCCAGATTCAACTCTCATGGAAGAGTCCATAGCAAAGCCTTCACTGACTTCACTAGACATTGATAGGATATGCTATAATAAGCTGTAAGGGAAAAGTCAAAGAAAAGATGGTTAAAATTAGTGGACTCAGTCTAAGGGTTGTGCAGCACAGAAGCCAGCACTTAATATGTTTAGAGGCTACCGTATGTTGGTGTTGCTGTCTGCCTGTTGCCAGGGCCACCTACTGTTACATCTCAAACACTGATTGTAGGGAAAGCAAACTGTCACGTAGCTCCTTGCACTTTTAGGGAGTTGCtcctgtctgtctgttgttgagCTCACCCTCAGCCCAACCCTAAATGCTGGCATCAGGAAGACCTTTGGGAGTGCAATTTGAGAGTCACAGTCTGACTTCTGAGTTTGTTACTGGATTTATCCATCTTTCGAATTGAGTTTGCATGACTTGTTTCTGGGGATGCGATTGAGGCAAAGTTGGGGATCCTGGTCTAATTTTTTTCCAGTGTTCCCCAGATTACTTGAGGGACAACAGACTCCACTTCATTTTTCCAGTATCTAAATCTAAAGTTAAACTAGGTAGACTCTAAAACTACCTATTTTAGAAAAGAATAGTAAACTAgcattcaaaaaataattaattacaaATTGTATCAGACAGATCTAAGCCCCCGATCCAACAAATCACAgaagcatgtgcttagctttaaatCAACGTGTCTGCTGATATGTTAAAGTTAGCCTGgtttggggggagagatagctcagtggtttgagcattggcctgctaaacccagggttgtgagttcaatccttgagaaggccacttagggatctggggcaaaaattggtcctgctagtgaaggcagggggctggactcaatgacctttcaaggtcccttccagttctaggagattggtatatctccaattcttACCTTACCTTTACCTAACCTGCTAAATCAAGGCCTCCAAAAATTGTTATCTTGTCAATATTCTTACCAGTGGGTGACTTGTGCATTAATGTCCATGGCGAAACTCCAGCACAAAATTTTTGTAGTTCCAAACTACTTGAAGACCTGCTCAGTTCACTTTGCAAGACATCCTGTACTACAGAATCATCAGCATATTCACTTAAACTAGTGTCTCTGAACCAATGTCCCtttcctgaaataaaaaaatgcaaCATAAATAGCACCAGGAAAATATTAACACTTTTTTCATGCTAATATTTATTTAGCCTGTGAGACTGTAGCTGctgtattatttaatatttttaaagagaaGGTCAACTGTGCTATAATTAAAAATTTCAcacaaaaatatacattttaaagtgaCATGCAGATAATTTGTtatacttttttattttacagaTTCTATACTTCAACAAGTAAGGATTTAGTAACTTTTCATTAATCATTTCAGATACTTCTAGTGGCTTCCATTAGAGCAACAGAATAGGCATTTTAGGCAGACCATCATGTCAAAATTTTCCACCAGCACAAAAGTGTGAATACTGACCAGAGTCCAAATTCtcaggtgacagagagagagggaaatcAAATATGTTGGTGTAATTTACAACTTAAAATAGGGGGCTGGATTATCCTATGCTTTCTTACATTCCATTAGTTGCTCTTCTTGGCAGAGCAAAATATCATACCAATAACAGCCAATTTATCATATTGAGCTAAAAATTATACCAGAGGACCTAGCACATGCTCATATACAGGTAGAAATACATCTACAGATAAAGGTTATGATGCTCTGCAACATATGTACTCAATATGTAAAGTTCAGTTGTGGAGGATTTTATTTCCAGATTGTTACCTGAAGCTGAAGTACTGTTTGTAGAGTTGTAATCTGAGAAAGGTGAAGGAATTGAATCAAGTGTTACTTGCTTAGAATTTGCATGCAAAATAAAGAATCCCTCAAGTCCTTGATATTGTGTCAAAGTAGGTTTTTCTCTTAGGGCTACTTCCTGTAACAACTAGGATAAAAGACAAAATATTAAAGACAACTGAAGGCTTATATTGTCTACTTATACTAGATCATGCCAAGTCAATTTTGATACAATGTTCGTATCATAAAACCTGAAATCATTCTAATTAATATAGAAGTATTTTTGTGAAAAGTTTACAGTTTTAGGCATGGAATATTTCTAAAAGAATAAATCCTAAAAACCTATCTTGCTTAGTAGTCACCAAAGTAATCAGAGTATTACCTCCACTGATCTTCACACTTCTGTTAAGCCATTGAGGGTAGgactacacagggataaaaaaacaaaacaaaaaaacacacagcTGGggcaggtcagctgacttggactcattCTCCAGGGCTGCAAAATCACTGTGAAGGTGTTTgggcttaggctggagcctgagctctgggatcctggcagtggagggtcccagagctcaggctttagCTCAAGCCTGAAAGTCTACATAGTGATTTTTAGCCCCGCAAAACCAAGCTAGCCACAACCATGCTGCGGGTCTTTTATCCCAGTGTAGGCATAATCTGTAGTCTGCAACCATGAAAAGAGAATCAAGATTACTTGCCTTGAtgaacacacacagactgcattcataaatggaagcaagcaaacaaacttGCCCCTCAGACCTATATTCAGTGAGAGATGTTTGAATACTGTAGGTTCCATAGGAAGGCATGCCCAACCTGAGACAGCAAAGTTAAGGGGGAAGGAAGGATGAGCAGCAGGCCTGACAGAGCAGCCCTTCTGAGATTGTGACTAGCTGCCTGTTTTCTCTTGCTCCTTCTGAACTATCCCCACAGAAGACTGAAAGTGGGCGGGTGGGGGTGAAAGCACTTTTATCTTCCCAAGTTGAAAGGCTGAGCCAGTGACAGCTAGCCCCTCCGCCTGCCCCACTAAAATTACATTCATGATTACCACTATTTTTAATGGAGTTGCTTTGTTACTACATATTAATGTGCAGTATTTCATGGTAACTACTGTATATAGTTAACTACCAGTACCACTCTACTGCATTGTGCCAAGATAAAATGTTGAAAAGGGAGACAGGGCAATTATGTAATATTTATTATATTTGGAGAATAGGCACAAAACATTTTACCACTGAAGCCTCTGTAGTTACAGGTAAAATCAAACTCTTGCTTGTGTGGAAACTGTTAAATTCCAGTGAATCTTTACTGTTTTTCAATGATCTTGTCATGAGGGAAGGTTCACTGCTTCCTAATTTAGGAAGGTCAAAAGTCTTCTCGGGTAACATACAAGCACTAAGAGATCTTCTAGAAGTCTTTGTTTTAATGCTTTCTTTTTCAGTTACAGCACTTTCATGAGGACTGCCGAGAACTGTTTCTTCTGTGCTGGAATGGATGCAATCAGTATACATTCTTTCATGATTCACTGTAGATGTTCTTGCAgatgaaactaaacaaaaaagGACAAACTGGATGTCTACAGATAGTCTCAGggaattcaaaacaaaaatgtgcaGTCTGACAGAATTTTACTGTTAGCTAGCCCTAAGATGTCAAATAAGCAATTCATAAGAGAGCAATTGACTTCCATGTAAACttacagcttgattttcagagatgctgggtagccagagctctcactgaagtctatgggaacCACAGGTGCTCAGCTTCTCTAAAAACCAGACTCATAATAACTCATTATCTATGAATGTATTAAGTCATTTTGTATCTGACATCCCTAGAGGGGCAGCTATCTCCAAGAAAATACTTTATGAAATtgtaatttttccttttaaaaaggcGTGAGATCTAATTGGAAACAGTTGAACAACTGCAATAGCAGCATTATATTTTTACTACAAAAAAGCGAGACAGCTACTTGGAAGTACATTTCTTTGAAAGCAATAGAAGCTATGGATACATACTCCCGGGACATGCATCTTTTGCATGCAGCACAAGAGTAAtgattaagggttttttttttctttttatcttaAGACATAACTATTTGCCTTTCCTTTTCTGCCCCCAAGGCCACACATAGCACACCTCACTGTCCAACTATCAGTTTCTCTTTCACTATTTGGGCCTGAGCTTgaaccaaatgcaaaaaaaagagACTGGCTGAGCACATACAAGGACTAGTTTTTGACAGCTTGCAAGGAGCAATTTAATGTAAAATCTTAACCTAACATACTAACAATTTAAACACtaattattaaagaaaatagCATAGTAAAATAACCCAGTTTTCTGATTCTGgaataagaaataaatgtttttctgACTACTGCTTAATAATGACTTCACAATACAAAGCTGCTAAATTTTCAGACATCTTTCACTATTCCATCCACAAAATTTTGCAGGTACATCTATTTAAGTATTCAAATACTGCCTTTGTGCAAGCAAATCAGACAGACAGCTAACCAGGCACCCAGTCTGCAAACATAAAAGCCTATGTGTACATGAAAATTGATGCACACAATCTGTGAATATATCAATGTGGTCCATTAAAACTTTGAGTTAAGGGGCCATTCTGAGCGGTTGTATAAGCGTACAGTCCATTTAACTCACATTCTCTAAATAAACCTAGAGACTTTGGACCGAATCCCCACCTAGTGTAATTGAGTCATAGTTATGCATGTCATATACCCACATATTGCAAACATTATCTCTCCCTCATAATCAAGCTATAAACTTGTGGCATTACTGTATGCCATGCAGAAAAACCATGACCTAAAATGAATATTCAAAGTATCTTTAAAGAACAAATGTTTTTACTTTTAGCACAAAAAAACTATTGTGTTTAATCGGTTACAATTCTGtctgctacaaacacagaaagATCATCATATAAAATGCTGTACTGCCTACTAGAACAAAAGTTCTTTTCTCTCCGCCCAAGTAAGGAAAGTGATAGCAAAAAATAATCTTACCAAAATTTACCTTTAGAAATTTCTTTAATGGGAACTGTGCTTCTATCATGAGGAACGAAAAGGTCTTTTTTGTCAGATGTAGAAGCAGAATTAAGAGATGTCTTGCTAGTTACATCAGCAGCTGGTTCTGGTAAAAAGTCTGATATTGTATCCTTCTGATTTTCAGGTACTGCATcactttggatttaaaaaaaaagaaagaaaaagaaaaagaaaaaatttcaCACACAAAGGCTCCTAACAAACAATCACGTCCAAACATTAGATAGTTTTCGGGAGGTCATGGAAGTTGCACAAGTGTCAATGGCAGTACTCTATACTGACTTTAATTTTTAGGACACAAAAGTGAAATAAAACAGtattaaaaaagataaaaggGCTTGATTACAGTGATTCCTAATTTTGCCTGGACATACTAAATACCCGAGGGTATTTCTTTAAGAACATAATGTAATCATAGAGCCAGCTTTCAATAATATAGTGCCTTGGATTTCTTGGCTCCCAAATCCTGATATGAAGGTACACAGAGGTCATTGTGCATGCAAGGAAAGATTGTCAATCATTTACAATGTGTGTTGCACATTTAAAGCGTGGGTTTTTTAAAGCACCTTGCAACCTCTTACTCATACAGgaccttcactaacaagtcatcTATGTAAGGTGAGATGAAACCCTTCCATCAGTTAAGAAAAATGGAATAGTCAGGATCTTTGAAAAGACCcagagggatggggatggggaagtCAGTGTTAGTATTAAAGATACTAGTCACCTAACACAAACTGAATATCTTTTTATGAGTAGGATGAAAAAATACGCATCATGGCATCTTTAAATCAATTAATGCCAACAAGTCCCCTAGATTCCACGGCTGCTTTGAATAAGCTGCGTCTCCATTGAAACTTACGAAAAAATTCAGCCACTTCAGATCCAAGACAAGACTGTTCCCCTTCCTCTACCACAAGGATCTCTGCTTTTTCTGCGACCTTGCAACTGTCTTTGGGGCTGCATATCCATATATAATATCATGTGAACGGATCCACAATATAGGCTGTCTTTATGCTTGTTGCCTTCTAGATGGTCTGGGACTCATGGCATTGATTCATCCACTCCTAAGAGTGATTGGAGAACTGAAGCTGCAGTCTCAATGGAGAGCACTgccttttaaaatttgtttcGCATAACAAATATTCATATTCATATTCAGGCTCTTATGGCCTGGACTGGGTTTTTATAGCGAAATATTTTCTTTAACTCAAAAAAATATACAACAAACACTTTAATAATGAGGTTCATAGTATGGTACTGTACTGTTATGGTGAAATATTTGCTCAACTATGATATATCAGTCATAACATATCACTGGTTCAGTTCCTGGAAAGTAATGAAATCACAAACTACCCTATCATATTGTTCCATTTACCTTTGTTCATTACTCAGTTTAGTGGATCCAACTTCCATCACTACAGAGTTACATGATTCATCTAGATCCTCTTCACaagactaattaaaaaaaatacggacagacacacagagaaagagagacaaattAGCTAAACAATTCAAAGAATACATCACCACAGTGAGTGAAAAACTGGACAGATTACTTTTGTGTGACCTCTGTACAGTTGGTGCCATCAAGGGAGAAATACTAGGAACATTTATTTACTTTGGAAAACTGACCTTTCTGTGGATGGACTGACAGCATTAACAATATACAAAACAAGTATTTTAACTATATTTCTGATGATCTACGGTATCCCATTTAAGTCTGAAGTCTAGCCAACTCAACTTTTCTGTTTGGCTCTTACTAATTTGAAAATTTAATTgctcaatttttttaaagggtaTAAGATAATTAAACTGAACCATTTGCAGTTTACTGCTAAGAAACATATACTTACATCACTGAGTACCTCAATTTTCAAAGCAGACTCAAGATTCCCAGGAACTGTGTCAGACTCTTCTGCTCTAACGAGAGCTGTCCAATACTTTTTCATATCTTCAACTGTGAAATACAATTAGAGCAGTGCATTCACTTTTTATtatgtttatttttatgtattaAGTtactgggttgggtttttttggggggtggggggaggctgtttttttttaaccatcatACATTTCCTTTGCTTCCTGACTACTCACATACATCTTCAGGAAAGAACAATCTACTTGCAGTTGTTCAGGAATTGTAAGGAACTAATAGAAGTCCAACAAACCTAttaaatcatcatcatctcctcctcctccttctcttccacTCAGAGCATCATCGGGTTCATTCATCAATTCATGCTTAGGTCTGAATTCATCTGCTTGAATACCAGATATTTGATCAACTGGCATTCTTAAAATAAGAAGAAAAAGAGGAGTCAAGTCTTTAAAAGTTACAGTATTATTACTATCACTCTCATACTATTATAGTGAACACTGAAACTTCGTACAGACACTAAAGTTTGGGCCTCATCATGCAGATCTGCTTGTGAGAAAGGCTGAGCACCcttgacttccattgacttctgtaggCATTGATGGTACTTAGTACCTCCCAGAAACAGGGGTTACCAGAATTATCAAGCACCCTCTATGCTTCAGATAATGTATTCTTACAGTAGTAAGCTCCTTACGAGTGAACTGAAACTCCTAATTTTTGTTACTAATACTATAAAGTTCTACAAGAGATTGTTATTTTTGTATTGATATTAAAGAAAACCTctctaaaataattcaaaaataatGATTCATCAAAATATGGACATAATTAGTCATTTATTTTACAGGAAAAACAACCAACACAATCACCTCATCTAAATTTTCCAATATTTGTTTAATATGTTCTCAAATATACAGATAAAATTGCTTTAGATTGCTCATATTAACAAACGTAGCTATTTCTGGATTCTTTTATTAGCAGTGTGTGATTCAGTGACTACCTTCTATGCTTCTTAAGCCACAGTTTCTCCATATAGTTCAGGCTTTCTTCTCTGAATTCAATTTTAACAGGTTTTCTCAAAATTGTGAGATGGGTCTGTACCTCACAAACTCCCATGGATTCTATAAGTATAAAGAAAACTGTAATATATATCATTCAAATATGTTAACAATATGCTTTCCTTTTATTAAActataaaaatcattttaattaatAGTCTATGCTTGATTTAGATGTCTGCTTATGACATTTAAAAGGTTAATCTCATATTATTCATATTCTGTTGAGAGAGTTATCTGAAATTTGTGGCCCATATGAAAagtgagtttacaatctaatttggATTGATTGGATttgacgggggggaggggggggggcaagcacacacacactctctctctcagggctAAATCATCATACCCTGTGCGAAAACAAGCTTTAAACTGAAGATTTATTCAGGGTGGGTAGCTGACATCAGCTGACTTCTTCTTCTGCTCCTCAATTGGTAGCAAATAAATTGGAAGTTAAAAGGATATATGTAAAGATTCCACTGACAAGCGGTAAAGGAGAACTGTACAGTTAAGTTTTTCTCATGCCTAATAAAAGACAAGGAACTGGCTGTTTAAAACAATGACATAGCCTTCAAGGTATGTGCATTATCTGTACTATGTAAGCTGGCTAATTAATTCTGACGGTCATGTACTTGGAGATATAAGATCTCAAAAACAGATTTACATGGGATAACTGAGTGTCCAGATTGATATGTAAGACCTCAAACCTGCACACAATTATGTCTTACCTTTATGCATTGAAAGCAACTGGGCTGCTcatatgcataaagttaagcccATGCACATTTGCAGGATCAAAGCCCATGGATTTCCAAATAAAAACCCCAAATCACCAAAAAAGGTATTACTAATAAGTG
Encoded proteins:
- the ZBBX gene encoding zinc finger B-box domain-containing protein 1 isoform X3; the encoded protein is MKQPFIHKMANVAIPGKPKMKGKACGQCETKNALLVCLECGEDYCGSCFARVHQKGALKLHRMIPLQAKTDVSVGKLETTHQFMKDFNPDESKKNHEQKKANSKNQLMSDMSSSLLMSTGSAEEVSTVPAGAVFENQNGGLLLYGTFDEEESAESFQEALTQWRNGNHEHKKEQNCDEAQQESMGVCEVQTHLTILRKPVKIEFREESLNYMEKLWLKKHRRMPVDQISGIQADEFRPKHELMNEPDDALSGREGGGGDDDDLIVEDMKKYWTALVRAEESDTVPGNLESALKIEVLSDSCEEDLDESCNSVVMEVGSTKLSNEQSDAVPENQKDTISDFLPEPAADVTSKTSLNSASTSDKKDLFVPHDRSTVPIKEISKVSSARTSTVNHERMYTDCIHSSTEETVLGSPHESAVTEKESIKTKTSRRSLSACMLPEKTFDLPKLGSSEPSLMTRSLKNSKDSLEFNSFHTSKSLILPVTTEASVLLQEVALREKPTLTQYQGLEGFFILHANSKQVTLDSIPSPFSDYNSTNSTSASGKGHWFRDTSLSEYADDSVVQDVLQSELSRSSSSLELQKFCAGVSPWTLMHKSPTDNSLQRPLSANIPSSKAVKSDRICCTLSQTRPRNLTTQPLSRAATEISKNECIDVTEQNDPLLEYTADQQALAGLENELKSHTDPQEKLYSFTSEDLSAFSRHSKKISENITDFHNNLEIKYHSRVDIFRDCDESHTDEEEEILRDKQEVMALR
- the ZBBX gene encoding zinc finger B-box domain-containing protein 1 isoform X2; its protein translation is MNINDFVILPGSKTGTSVKLKVKNVQELKLEKVQLELENKEMEKKLQQLQSNMSREKEERRERSSGYRWQSGQAGPLGIQPQVWSQNKENVVKVSSGKVKLKILKEQSHEPMKQPFIHKMANVAIPGKPKMKGKACGQCETKNALLVCLECGEDYCGSCFARVHQKGALKLHRMIPLQAKTDVSVGKLETTHQFMKDFNPDESKKNHEQKKANSKNQLMSDMSSSLLMSTGSAEEVSTVPAGAVFENQNGGLLLYGTFDEEESAESFQEALTQWRNGNHEHKKEQNCDEAQQESMGVCEVQTHLTILRKPVKIEFREESLNYMEKLWLKKHRRMPVDQISGIQADEFRPKHELMNEPDDALSGREGGGGDDDDLIVEDMKKYWTALVRAEESDTVPGNLESALKIEVLSDSCEEDLDESCNSVVMEVGSTKLSNEQSDAVPENQKDTISDFLPEPAADVTSKTSLNSASTSDKKDLFVPHDRSTVPIKEISKVSSARTSTVNHERMYTDCIHSSTEETVLGSPHESAVTEKESIKTKTSRRSLSACMLPEKTFDLPKLGSSEPSLMTRSLKNSKDSLEFNSFHTSKSLILPVTTEASVLLQEVALREKPTLTQYQGLEGFFILHANSKQVTLDSIPSPFSDYNSTNSTSASGKGHWFRDTSLSEYADDSVVQDVLQSELSRSSSSLELQKFCAGVSPWTLMHKSPTDNSLQRPLSANIPSSKAVKSDRICCTLSQTRPRNLTTQPLSRAATEISKNECIDVTEQNDPLLEYTADQQALAGLENELKSHTDPQEKLYSFTSEDLSAFSRHSKKEIVMKAIQMRRKRF